ACCTGCCTGCCGTAGGCGTTTCTATTAACGCGGACGTCGAGGAGCTCGAGGAACCTCTGCTCCGGAGTAGCGCCGATTACCTCCTTCGAGAGCATTATCAAACCTGCGCAGGTTCCCATTATCGGAAGTCCTTCCTCACCGAGCTTCCTGACTGGCTCGAGGAGGCCGTTCTTCACCATGAGCCTCGAGATGGTCGTGCTCTCGCCACCGGGGATTATGATCGCGGAGATTCCTTCGAGCTGTTCCGGCTTCCTGAGCCAGATGACCTCACCGGAAACCCCGAGGTTCTCCAAAGCCCTTTTGCTCGCCTCTATGTGCTCGCTGACGTCGCCCTGGAGGCCTATGACACCCACCTTGACCATTTCAACCCCTCCAAAAGAGTTGGAAAGGGCTCAGACGCCCCTCTCCTCAAGGCGGACTTCGAGCTCTTCGATGTCCTGACCCTTCATCGGCTCGCCGATCTCTTTGCTTATCTCGACGAGAACATCCGGCTCGTCCCAGTGGTTGACGGCCTCGACTATGGCCCTGGCCATCTTGGGCGGGTTGGAGCTCTTGAAGATTCCCGAGCCTACAAAGACGCCGTCCATGCCCATCTGCATCATCAAAGCTGCATCTGCCGGCGTTGCAACTCCTCCGGCCGCGAAGTTCACAACCGGAAGGCGGCCGAGCTTCTTTATTTCGAGGAGAACCCTGTAGAGGCCATCGACAATCTCGCGGTAGGTGTAGTGGCCGTAAATCGGCTCGTTCTCAAGGACCCTCGTTGGGAGGCCAGCTATCTCCTTGACGTTGAGGGCAAGCCTCAGGTATGGCTCTGCGAACTTCTCCGCAACCCCGTAGACCTGCTCGTCGGTCATGGCCTGAATCTGCCTTATCCCCTCGGCGACTAGGCGGACGTGCCTGACCGCCTCGACGATGTTGCCGGTCCCGGCCTCGCCCTTGGTTCTGATCATGGCCGAGCCTTCCCATATCCTCCTGACGGCCTCGCCGAGATTTCTGGCCCCGCAGACGAAGGGGACGGTGAATTCCCTCTTGTCTATGTGGAAGAACGGGTCGGAAGGCGTGAGAACCTCGCTCTCGTCGATCATATCGACGCCGAGGGCCTCGAGTATTTTGGCCTCCGCCACGTGGCCTATCCTGACCTTGGCCATCACGGGAATCGTAACCGCGTCCATTATCTCCTGAATCTTCTCTATCGGGGCCATTCTGGCAACGCCACCTGCCTTCCTGATATCGGCTGGAACGCGGTGGAGGGCCATGACCGAGACGGCACCCGCTTCCTCCGCAATCCTCGCCTGCTCGGCGTTGGTGACGTCCATTATGACGCCGCCCTTCACCATCTTTGCAAAGCCCCTCTTGAGCCTCTCGGTACCCTTAGCCTCGATAACATCGAGCCTTCCCATCTCCCTCACCTTTTCAAGTTTTGGCTTGCAATTAAATTCAAGGAAAAACTTGAATATAAACCCTGCCCCGGAAAGTTCACTGAGAAATAAAAAAACTCCTCGAAAAAACCAGAAAAAGACGAAAAATCCCCGTTCATATCTTTCCAATTATCTCAAGGCTGACGTCGAAGTTCTTAACGGAGTGTGTCAAATAACCGAGGCTTATCACGTCGATGTCGAGCCCCGCGTATTCGGCTATGTTCTCGGGCGTTATTCCACCGCTGACTTCAATTTTAACCCTCTCCCTGAGCCCTTCCCGCTTGAGAACAGTTAAAACCTCGGCTATCTCGGCCGGACTCATGTTGTCGAGCATCACGACGTCGGCCCCTGCCCTGGCGGCTTTTAGTGCGTCCTCAAGGCTCTCGACCTCAACCTCGACGACCTTGTAGGCAGAGAAGGCCCTGGCCCTCTTTATCGCCTCCTCCAGCGGAACCAAAGCGAGGTGGTTATCCTTTATGAGTATCGCGTCGCTCAGCGAGAAGCGGTGGGGTTCACCGCCACCTATGAGTATCGCCCTCTTGTCTATAGGCTTGAGCAGGGTTTTTCTCGTCCCAGCAACCCGAACCTTCGGGTTTACGGCCTTAACCCTCTCGACCAGCTTCCTGACTTCGGTCGCTATGCCGCTCATTCTGCCCATGACGTTTAGGGCGGTTCTCTCGACGAGGAGTATCGCCCTCGCGTCCCCCTCAAGCTCGAGGATAACGTCGCCCCTCTTCACTTCTTCGCCGTCCATCTTCCTGACCTCAACTTTAACCCCGAAGTGCCCGAAGAGGGCCCTGGCTTCCTCGACTCCCGCTATTACTCCTTCCCCCTTCGCGATGATCACGGCCTTGGCCCTCGTTCCTTCAGGTATGACCGCCTCGCTCGTGACGTCTCCAAAGGGGGCGTCCTCTTCTATAAATTGCAGGAGATAACTAAGATTTATCATCACCCTCACCTCCAAGCAGGAACTTCCAGAGAGGGACGAGCCTGACCTTTTTTCCCCTGACCTCAATGATGTCATCTCTGTCCCAGTTTATTATCGTTAGGTTTTCGCAGTCGAGTTTCTCCGAGGCACTCAGCAGTGCCGAGACCTCCCGTTCGAACGTTTCAGGGCTTTCAAGTGAATAACTGACCTGTATGAGCTCCAGGATATCCTTTCCGTCCTTCACGAGGAAATCAACCTCTCTTCCACGCTCGTCCTTGAAGTAGTAGAGCTCCCTCTCGCGCCTTCTGAGTTCAAGGAAAACGGCGTTCTCAATGAGCCTGCCGATGGTCTCCCCAAAGCGAAGCGAGTAGGCGTTTATCAGGCCGGTATCAACGATGTAAACCTTTGGAAGGCTCTTCTCAACCTCCTTTAGGTTGTAGGAAAACTTCTTGAGCGGGAAGACCACGTAAGCTTCTTCAAAGTAGTCGAAGTAGCTGTAGAGGGTGTTCTTGCTGACGTCCACGCCAATGCCCTTCATGTACCTGGCCGTTCGGTTCACCGAGAACTCCTTGGCAAAGGAGGTTATGAGGAGCTTCAGGAACAGCCTGACCGCCTTTAGATTCTTTATCCCATGCCTTTCAACAACGTCGCGGTAGAGCATCACATCCACGTACTCGGAAAGCGTTTTCCGCTTCAGGTACCTGTCCTCGAGAAGAACGACCTCTGGAAAGCCGCCGAACTCCAGATACTCCCTCAGAAGGGTCTTGACAACCGCCTCTTCTCTCGTCGAGAGATACCTGCCCACCTCAATCCCCTTGGCCCTAAGGAACTCCCGGAAGCTGAAGGGCATCATCTCAAATGTCAGCGTCCTTCCGCGAAGGGCTGTCGCTATCTCCCTGCTGAGGAGCTTTGAGGAGGAGCCGGTCAAGTAGACCCTGAACCCATCACGCTCCAGGACACGCTTAACGAAAAGCTCCCAGTTGGGGACGTTCTGAATCTCGTCGAGAAAAAGGTACTTCTCGTCGGCATCTGGGAAGAGCTCGTAGAACACCCTCACGAGGGTTGAAAGGTCATCGGGCGTTGGAGGGAATATTCTGTCATCGTCGAGGGGGAAGAAGACGGCCGCTTTACCGGCATTCCTCAGTTTGGAAAACTTTTGAAGGATGTAAAATGTCTTTCCGGCCCTTCTTGGGCCGATTATTGTTATTGCCTTGTTTATCCGGATGTCCTCTGGAACGCTCAGCTCCCGCTCGACACCCTCAACGCTGAGATTGAGGTAGTCCATCACAATTTGGGCTATCGTTTCCTCGCGGCTCATGTTAAATGAAGAGGTAAAAATCCTTAAAAAGTTTCCCTCCCTACTTAACAAAAATGGCGGAATCTTTCCCTCCAGACTTAACTCATCTCCAGCATCTTCTCGATGGCCCTCTTAGCTTTCTCGGCTATCTCTCTGGGCACTTCAACCTCGTACTTCATGTCCCTGAGGGACTCGTAGATGTGGTTGAGCGTTATCGCCTTCATGCCGACGCAGATTGCGTCTTCCCTCGCCGGGTGGAACCTAATATCCGGGTAGAGCTTCTGAAGGCGGTAAACCATCTCCCTCTCCGTGAAGACGACCCACTGGTTCCACTCCGGGGCGCGCCTTATCATTCCGCCCGTGGAGACTATGATATCTGCCCTCTCCTGAACCTCGGGCTCGCACTCCGGGTGAACCATCAGCTTGGCGTTGGGGTGGAGCTTCCTTGCGCGCTCCACGTCTGCCAGCGTGAACTTCCTGTGGACGTAGCAGTGGCCGTGCTCGGGGACGGGGACGACCTTCTTTCCGGTGACCCTGGCGACGTAGCTCGCAAGGTTCTTGTCGGGACCGAAGATTATGACATCGGAATCGAGCTTTTCAACTATTTTGACGGCGTTGGCGGAGGTAACCGTAACGTCGGCGTAGGCCTTGGCCTCGGCGGTGGTGTTCACGTAGAGAACCACCGGAGCATCAGGATACTGCTCCTTGGCCCTGAGGATGTGCTCGACCT
This Thermococcus cleftensis DNA region includes the following protein-coding sequences:
- the pdxT gene encoding pyridoxal 5'-phosphate synthase glutaminase subunit PdxT, whose amino-acid sequence is MVKVGVIGLQGDVSEHIEASKRALENLGVSGEVIWLRKPEQLEGISAIIIPGGESTTISRLMVKNGLLEPVRKLGEEGLPIMGTCAGLIMLSKEVIGATPEQRFLELLDVRVNRNAYGRQVDSFEAPIKLAFSKEPFSGVFIRAPRIVELLSDRVRPIAWLGDRVVGVEEDNLIGLEFHPELTDDTRVHEYFLGKAL
- the pdxS gene encoding pyridoxal 5'-phosphate synthase lyase subunit PdxS — protein: MGRLDVIEAKGTERLKRGFAKMVKGGVIMDVTNAEQARIAEEAGAVSVMALHRVPADIRKAGGVARMAPIEKIQEIMDAVTIPVMAKVRIGHVAEAKILEALGVDMIDESEVLTPSDPFFHIDKREFTVPFVCGARNLGEAVRRIWEGSAMIRTKGEAGTGNIVEAVRHVRLVAEGIRQIQAMTDEQVYGVAEKFAEPYLRLALNVKEIAGLPTRVLENEPIYGHYTYREIVDGLYRVLLEIKKLGRLPVVNFAAGGVATPADAALMMQMGMDGVFVGSGIFKSSNPPKMARAIVEAVNHWDEPDVLVEISKEIGEPMKGQDIEELEVRLEERGV
- the nadC gene encoding carboxylating nicotinate-nucleotide diphosphorylase, whose protein sequence is MINLSYLLQFIEEDAPFGDVTSEAVIPEGTRAKAVIIAKGEGVIAGVEEARALFGHFGVKVEVRKMDGEEVKRGDVILELEGDARAILLVERTALNVMGRMSGIATEVRKLVERVKAVNPKVRVAGTRKTLLKPIDKRAILIGGGEPHRFSLSDAILIKDNHLALVPLEEAIKRARAFSAYKVVEVEVESLEDALKAARAGADVVMLDNMSPAEIAEVLTVLKREGLRERVKIEVSGGITPENIAEYAGLDIDVISLGYLTHSVKNFDVSLEIIGKI
- a CDS encoding ATP-binding protein, whose amino-acid sequence is MSREETIAQIVMDYLNLSVEGVERELSVPEDIRINKAITIIGPRRAGKTFYILQKFSKLRNAGKAAVFFPLDDDRIFPPTPDDLSTLVRVFYELFPDADEKYLFLDEIQNVPNWELFVKRVLERDGFRVYLTGSSSKLLSREIATALRGRTLTFEMMPFSFREFLRAKGIEVGRYLSTREEAVVKTLLREYLEFGGFPEVVLLEDRYLKRKTLSEYVDVMLYRDVVERHGIKNLKAVRLFLKLLITSFAKEFSVNRTARYMKGIGVDVSKNTLYSYFDYFEEAYVVFPLKKFSYNLKEVEKSLPKVYIVDTGLINAYSLRFGETIGRLIENAVFLELRRRERELYYFKDERGREVDFLVKDGKDILELIQVSYSLESPETFEREVSALLSASEKLDCENLTIINWDRDDIIEVRGKKVRLVPLWKFLLGGEGDDKS
- the nadA gene encoding quinolinate synthase NadA; this encodes MEKETLIAEIERLKEERNAIIMAHNYQLPEVQDIADFLGDSLELARKAVNVDADVIVFAGVDFMAETAKILNPEKTVLLPARRATCAMANMLKVEHILRAKEQYPDAPVVLYVNTTAEAKAYADVTVTSANAVKIVEKLDSDVIIFGPDKNLASYVARVTGKKVVPVPEHGHCYVHRKFTLADVERARKLHPNAKLMVHPECEPEVQERADIIVSTGGMIRRAPEWNQWVVFTEREMVYRLQKLYPDIRFHPAREDAICVGMKAITLNHIYESLRDMKYEVEVPREIAEKAKRAIEKMLEMS